From the genome of Sphingomonas sp. HMP6, one region includes:
- a CDS encoding ribbon-helix-helix domain-containing protein, with translation MTRILADLPDEDIKRLDQIAADRGTSRAAVLREAVSVYNPQGSASDKLDWLDAGFGAWKDRTEIGDAVEWQRRERASSTRPWDDDYESVKAEFPDLFDAEDDRQRQIYLDMVAGKYPKPRGA, from the coding sequence ATGACGCGCATTTTGGCTGATTTGCCCGATGAAGACATTAAGCGGCTCGATCAGATCGCTGCTGATCGCGGCACGTCGCGTGCCGCTGTGCTCCGCGAGGCAGTTTCGGTCTATAACCCGCAAGGGTCCGCATCTGACAAATTGGACTGGCTTGATGCTGGGTTCGGCGCTTGGAAGGATCGAACCGAGATTGGTGACGCGGTCGAATGGCAACGTCGCGAGCGTGCGTCATCGACTCGGCCCTGGGATGACGATTACGAGTCGGTAAAGGCCGAATTTCCGGATCTGTTCGATGCTGAAGACGACCGGCAGCGTCAGATTTACCTCGATATGGTCGCGGGGAAATATCCCAAACCGCGCGGCGCCTGA
- a CDS encoding type II toxin-antitoxin system VapC family toxin gives MNGFSFDTNIIIDALAGYDMAKTEILRAVEQHRRVWTSRMVWVEVLSKGTPTMLRSAEAFLSGFNVDEIDAEIASTAASLRRQRPRLKSPDAIILATAQLRGRILVTRNTKDFPAEMPGIRVPYTL, from the coding sequence ATGAACGGTTTTTCGTTCGATACGAACATCATCATCGATGCACTGGCGGGCTACGACATGGCCAAGACTGAAATACTCCGTGCTGTGGAGCAGCATCGCCGGGTATGGACCAGCCGGATGGTGTGGGTCGAGGTCTTGTCGAAGGGTACGCCAACCATGCTTCGCAGCGCCGAGGCGTTTTTGTCGGGATTCAACGTGGATGAGATCGATGCCGAGATAGCCAGCACGGCGGCCTCGTTGCGCCGCCAGCGCCCCCGCCTAAAGTCCCCCGATGCCATTATCCTCGCCACCGCGCAATTGCGCGGCCGTATCCTCGTCACGCGCAATACCAAGGACTTTCCTGCCGAAATGCCGGGAATCCGTGTTCCTTACACCCTGTAG